The genome window TCCCGGGGTGACAAGGTGCTCTTGGTCTGTCCTATCCACCTCACCAAGGAGATGATGTTACAGTCACACTGCCATGGATTGTCATGCAGGTACAGCTTCTTCAGCTCTGAGGTGAAGCAGAAAGGAGACCTGCTCACAACTTTAATCGGAGCATTtgaaatgaatgatgaaaagaAATTGAGGCCAACTAACCTGGCATATGGCTGAACATGTTTGCATCTACCGTCTTCAGGCGATTTCCACTTAGTCCAAGCTGGGAAAGCTTGGGCATGTTGCTGAACACACCAGATGGCAGCTGCTCCAGCTCGTTGTTCCTCAGGTAGAGTTCCTGGTTCAGCAAGAAGTCAATTTAGTTTGCTTTATTTCATGACCTTTACATAGAAAACCTCTCACCACAGTGAGAATATGAACTGATCACATAGCAAGACCCAGAGTATGTGGTCTTTTCTAGTTCTTTACTGTTTGTATGTGAAGCACAACGCTGTTGTTACCTGCAGGTTATTAAGGCCATCCAAAGCTGACACACTCAGTGTTGACAGCAGGTTGTTATCCAGAACCAGCATCTCCAGCGATCGCAGCGGCCTGAATGCTCCAGACGGGACCGTTTTCAGACTGAATTAGGGGTGACAGATTCTCTAGATTAGTGCATTGTCAAACAGCTTTTTATAGCACGTTACAACAGTAGAGTCCAGTTTATGAACACCTAACCAACTGTTACCACTCACTTCAACAGCTGTTTTACCCAGTGCTGcaaatgtaaagaaatcaaaATGTAAAGGGCTAAACAAGAATTTAAAGTTTGGGTAACAGGATATGAATACAAAGTGGAGCATCTTAGGATACGCCGCctttaaaaataatgaatatATTTGACATTTTCCCCATCTTGTAACTTTACAACCAGAACTCTCAATTCCATGTGTTGGACAAACACACAGACCATTATTTTGAAGCTCTAATGAGACAGGGTACTGAAGGGGGATATGTTTAAGCATTGTGTTACACGTCTGTATTCATTTACACTGACATCTTTTCCATTTGGTCATGTCATGGGATCTCATGAGATAAAGTAAAAGGATTGATGATTTCCAAATAGCTCAGACTAAGTCAGAATGGATGGAGAGCACCGGTGAACATCACTTTTCAAGTCTTCAATTagatttatgtctggacttcGACTAGACCAgtctaaaacatgaaaatgtttgaCATAAAGCATTTCTTAGCAGCTCTGACTGTATGGCCAGGGCCGTTGACCTGCTGGAAGGGGAATCTCTGTCTAAAATCTGTAGCCCTTaaaagctaaatacagggcaacgCTAGAGGCAACAGTCGCCTCCAGCATTGCCCTGTTTTTAGTTCTAGCCATCTTGAAATCTttttctgaccagcttccttccttcctttcatctTGGGGATAGTGTGTTAAAGACGAGCTGCAGAGCTGATCCCTGCTACACATAGTGCTTTTACACATTAGAcaaaaagttagattttggtcacacctttttttgtcacataaggctatggttgtaatgtgacaatgggaaaaagttcaagagtaTAAATGGCATTGCAAGGTCCTGTATTTTATGGGTTTGTTATGTCTATGTATGGAATTTTTTGACACTTAAACACTGTATATCATAGTGACCTGTTATTGTCCAAGTTGAGGAACAAGAGCTGTCTAAGTCCAGTGAAAGCCTTGGGAGAGATCCTTTGGATACGATTCAGAGAAAGATCCAAAACCTTTAATGCAATCAGAGGTTTAAAGGCGTTAGATGGAAGCACTGTCAGTGCATTAAGAGATAGGTCAAGATCCGAGAGGTTCCTCATGCCAGCAAAAATCTCAGCTTTGAGAATGCCGATCTGGTTCTGGCCTAACATCAGAAAGCGAAGGTTCAGGAGGTCCTAGAGACAAGgtaaaaagtagatttttgtgTTAGATTACAGTGCGGAGAGGAGGAGCACATTATCCTTTTCTTTCATATTTCCATACCTGAAACCCCCTTGAAGGGAGGACTGTGATATGGTTGCCATAAAGATTGAGCAGCATCAGTCGCTTAGCACCAGAAAATGCTTTGGGATGGATAGATTTGATTGCATTTCGTTCCAGGTTGATGCTCTCAATCATGGGAACTGATCTTAAtgaatttgcttttatttctgtgatGCCGTTTTCACCTTTTTGAAACAGTATGGAAAACGTTTTAGTCCAAAAGACTTCAATATCGGATAAACTCAAATACATCTTAGATATGTCCAGAAGGATAGTGTGATTACTTAACAGACACTTACCTAGTTTGAGGATCCAAGCGTCAGGAGGCAGATGGGAGGGAAAGGCACGGAGCCCCTTTTTATGACAGTTGACTTCTGACTTTTCTGGGCCAGGCTTCTGTGAGCATTTGCAGACATCAGGGCAACTTGCCACAGCCTGCACCATACTGAGACTGACCAACACCAACTGGGTCAAGGGCAGCATCTTCACTGAAgaattaaaggtaaaaaaaaaaaaaagaacatcaacaacaaaaaaagcaatgtaTGTCTCTTTGAGTACATTAGACAACAACGAAAGCACAATGCTCAGTCAAATGATAGCCACCATGGTTTCCTTGCACGTTAGCCATGCAGCAAGGTCAATGTGGATTTAGCTGAACAGACCCCAAAGCATGAGAAGAAAATGTTGTATTGTCCTGTTGCTGATTCTAATATCCAATAAGGATTATCCTTAAAATCAAAAGGCATTAAGTTTATTTAAGaaattcatagaaaaaaaaatacaagttcTCATGACTTGTTGAAGACACAAGGGAATTACAGTTCACTGAACAATACTGTGTGTATATCTTCAGGGCTGTTGTTCCTTACAGCTGGTTTAATTGTCACAGACAGGTTTTTTAAGTCGGAGACAAGAAACACTTTAAAGAATCTCTCAAACGTCAAATATGTTATGTATTTCTAGATACTAATTACGATACAACAGAAGAGTCCAAAACGACACTTTGGTGTAGCctttgtgtatacttggtcacaAAGGTGCCACAGTTTTAATGGCCTATATACTAAGTCACAGCAGGATGGAACATCCTGTAACCAGAGTAGCCATGCATGCATTTACTGTAACAACATACAGACAGCAAAATAACACAACCCCATAATCCGCAAAACACCGCTACTGCAAAGATAAGTGGTGGCAGTGCAATGATGTGGCGATGCTTTCATTCggcagagacagagaagctggtcagagttgaggGGAAGACGGATGGAACTAATCACAGCCTTCAGCCTTCTGCTGAAGGCTGTGAAAGACTTGAGACCTGAGTGGAGGTTCTCCTCTGGTCTCTATATGAATGTGAAAGTATCCTGTTCTTAATCTATAGGTTTTAATATGATGTCCAGCCACTCTGCATCGATAGCAGCTGCAACTCTTCTTGTAAGGCTTTCAATAAAGTTTAGGAGTGTGCTTATGGGCGTATTTGACCATTCTTCtaggccaggggtgtcaaacatacggcccgcgggccggatccggcccgccgaacaatttagtccggccctgtggctaaatgcattatcattataaaaaaatatatatatatatatacatatatatatatttttttttgttccccagtgtcctgtctggcaatgtggcaataagaatttttgtcttaatgccaaaaagagctcatcagatttgactttcacaagtggagcagtactgcttttgccatagtgctccgcttgatttatgaatgtgaatagttttattatgattcatgcgggtaatatctcaaattatatggacactacaatgggaaagtaggagaggaaaggaagaacaagaagaaaaaagaaaaggtgaaagaaagaggagataaaaggaagagaatgataaaacaattattgaaaacaaCATGTACTTCgcttaattgaaaatatgcagttcctatattgtccacgaggggcgctgtgctttaattagcagattaagcttcaggtgtggaaaaatttaaatcatttcttaatttttatctgtttgatgtattttgtcatgtaggacagtgtttttaagttccaaaaaatgtgaataaatgtttttcaacattgtccaatcactgtgatcagttcttatgcataatgcacaagtaaatgtttaactgagtaaaagtattgttgaaattatacatacttttcttaaaaatgctgaggttattcataatatattgtgtaaaagtgaaatgaatttaatataaaaatcaacaacaagtccacatttattagttctatttaatcttgcaatgagttaactcgtgtggccctcttaagatcagattaagctgtatgcggcccctcaaccaaaatgagtttagGATTTGGGAGGTAAAACATTGAGGTGGACTTTCCACAGCctctgctctaattcatccAAAAGATGTTCTTTctgttgaggtcaggactcagGGCAGGCCAATCAAGCTATTCCACATCAAATGTTGTCATGTTGGAACCGAAAGAAACCATCCCCAAACTGTCCCACTGAGCTGGGAGCATAAAATTGTCCGAAATGCCATTGTATGCTTAAGCATTAGGAGTTCCTCTCCTGAACTAAGGAGCTGATCCTAACGCCTGAAAAAAGAGACACACCGTAATCTCTTCTGCACAACAACATAATGTCACAAGTCATGCAAGTGAAGCTCACTTTGCAAATGCTGAAACCCGACTTGTCCATTAGATTGTTAAACAGAGAAGCATGATTTGTCTCTCCAGATAACACACCTCCACAGTTCTAGAATTCAGTGGCAGCGTGTGCTCTCTACATGCTTGAGCTTATTTGAAGGCCATAAGTTTTAAGGTCTGTAGCTCTTGACTCTGTGCAGTCTGCCCTTCAGCATCCGCCGAACccgtttattatttttacatggCCTACTGCTTCGCCGCTGGTTTGCTGTTGTTCCTAATCACTTTGGCATTGTTAAAACGGAGGAATATTCCAATAACAGGGAAATGGTAGCAGAACTATCATGGCACCATGCTGGAATTTtctgagctcctgagagtgACCCATTCTTCAAATGTTTACAGAAGCAGTATTCATGCCTGGGAGATGGAGTTGATAAACCCTTGGCCATGAAAGTGACTGGAACACCTCTTCAATGATTTGAAGGGGTGAGCAAATACTTTAGGGAATATAGTGTGTATTTATGGAAATACTGTACAACtggagctacaatggaatggtttacattaaaacatattcatgtgtgtAACTGGCTTGATTAAAGTCCAAACTAAAGTAAAAGTCCAGTTAAAGTACAGGAAAAATTAAATGTGTCACTTTCCTCTTGCTTCACAGTTATGCGTTACTTTGTCCTGGTAAAGTTTGTGGCATAAATACAAGTGCAACTGCCAGGCGCTGTAGTTAAACCCATCCACCTTTAGTACATCATCTGACTACAAGCTCATTTCACAGGATTTCAAATGCTTACACAGCCAAGTTCTTGAAATAAAACATGTGTTTAAAAGCCACCCAACTTCACAACTGTTAAAGAAACCTGCACACAGTTGGAAAGAATTAACCTCAGGGAGAACATTTTGAAAGCTTTCGTCTATGTGATGTTCACAGTGGAGTTGCTTGGTGATATTTGCTACAACATGAAAGAGTGAGGAAAATCAGCGTgtataggggggggggggggggggggggggaaccatGATATGAATGACAAATAAGTAAAGTTGTTTAACAAACTAGATTACAACCCCTTCCTTCCAGTGACATTTCAAAGCAAATAcaacactcatttcaagagaaATGTTTATCATTTCAGGTCAAGCTACACATTTGAATGCTCATCATTTAAGAAACATATAAACAAGCTCTGTGTTAAAGTGTTTCCCTCCACCTGGGAGCTGCTTACCTGCAATGGCTGCCATGCACCTtctaaaaaacacagatgtctttcctttttgttgTCACAACTCCACCTTCCAGAAACGCTTCCTCAGAGCCGTTCTGCAAGCAGCCGTTGTCTGTCTGAAGGGGTTAACCCAGCTGTCTGTGGCCCTTAAACTCTAAAATGTACAAATTACTCTCCTTTCACATAGAAGTCACAGCATTCTGAGCTGCCCCAGCATTATGACTGAAGAAGATGAAAATTTGCAGCACGGGAGCTGagtctgtccccccccccctccactgaAAAACTGTTAGTTGCCACAGCGGTGGTGTGGGAACACAGACTGAGCAGACAGTGAGACCAGGATGTGAAACTGCCCGAGTCTCAGGTTCTTTAAAGTCACAGAGTGCTGAGAAATGTGGCATCCACTGATTATGGCACTGATCCATATTAAACACAAGGTTCTACTGTATGTGTGCTTCTGGGCACCACCAGTCAGCTTTCAAAGTGGAAACAGGTTTCTCACAACGAGCACTTTTTGACAAGACCTTAAGACTTAGTTCACCAATTTAGGAAAAGAATATGCTTGCATATTTAATCCAGTGAACTGTTTTAGAGGAGTCTAATCTGGGTGCATTAACAATTAGTAAGCCAGCCTTACTTTTCTGGTAAGTGAATGTTTGGTAAAGATTTTGCTTCGTGAGTGTTTTACTAGGTAAAAGGGGAAAGTATGCCTGCAAGCTGGAGTCAAGTTTAACCTTGCTCCGCAAAAATACAggaacattttgtatttttgatgAGTTCCTAGAATGTGTGCTCTACAACTAAGAAGCAGAAATAATAAACTACGGTAAAGTGTGTAAagataaaggaagaaaaaaatcataaatttcAGGACTCAGAGCACAGAGCACAAAGCTAGCACAGAAGGTGAAAAACAGCATGGCAGCTAGCGCCACCCGGTGGGGCCGGACAACACTGAATGCAAGATTCTCAGtgctaaacaaaaaacactgatgGCAATAAGGAACCAAAAGTCAGAAAGGATACCAATTCCTAGAGGAATTGCTACCAGATCCGGACCAGGCTACAGAAGATCCACCACAAACTTTGTTAATGAAGCTGCAGAATTACAAGCAGAAGATACTGGTGATGAAGGCAGatggagaaataaaaagatactTATAAATGAATGAGTTTACGACAACATCCCAGCTGAAGTACATAAACAACAGACTCACCGGCAGCTGCAGGATCAGGCACTCAGACATTACATCCTGCCCTTAGCGAAGATGCTGGCAGCTACAAGGGACAGACACGTTCAGGTCACCCACTGAGGTACAGGAATTCTTAAACAAGATCAGGAACAATCACAATACATTAACTGTTATCATGAAGTTAGGGTGCTCTTGAttcaaagaaaacacagaaacacagaaaaaggtAACAGAGAGTTACCTGTAATGAGAAGGTTTACCATTACACAGAAATCCCAGGAGTTTCACATGCGATtcccatttcccacatgtgatCAAGTATATTGTTCATGTGCTCCACATGTAGTAAACCTTTGATCACATATTTCTCACATGTGCACCACATATGATTGGATAATTTTCCATGTGAAGATCACGTGATTGTGCTCAGCATGTATTACACatctgacaaaatgtaaaagtatTTTACACATCTGTTACCATGTAATCTGCATACCAAAAAGGTACCTACTGTcatgatttatatttttgtttatttgttttggacttttctggactaattagttttcactcctcTCAGCCAACAGCCATTTGtccccatccaatcagctccgtccactcctcagtcaccagtctcTAGTCATTCATCTCCCCCTGTTGTCACTAATTACAGTGAACTCACCCACCTGTTCCCCTGCCAACATATATCTGCTTCTTTTATCTCACTGCCAGAACTTCTCATCTTTCTGCCTGCATGAGTCTCCTCCAGCGTTTCTGTTGTTCCGCCAGCCAATCCTGTGGTGCTGCACTCGCCCTGCCCTCACTAGATCGAcattacaggactgtctcagaaaattagaatattgtgataaagttctttattttctgtaatgcaattaaaaaacatgaaatgttatacattctggattcattacaaatcaactgaaatatcgcaagccttttattgttttaatatcgctgattatggcttacagcttaagaaacccaaatatcctatctcaaaatatttgaatatcgtgaaaaagtatactagtaggctattcaactaatcatttgaatcgtctaattaactcgaaacactgcagggtttcctgagccttgaaaaacactcagcttggttcagtaaactaaatcacaagtatattagtggttaagagacgacataagattctcacagtaactggtgtactgaccatggcattactgtccttgattggcctgccaattcccctgacctgaaccccatagagaatttgtggggtattgtgaagaagaagctgaaagacaccagagccaacaatgcaaatgagctaaaggccgctattgaagcatcctgggcatccataacacctcagcaatgccacaggctgattgcctccatgccacgccgcattgatgcagtaatctgtgcaaaaggattcccaaccatgtactgagtgcattaatggacattttcaaatgtttgattttgttttgctgttataatttttttttccttggtctgaggaaatattctaatattttgagataggatttttgagttttcttcagctgtacgccataatcagcgatattaaaacaataaaaggcttgcgatatttcagttgatttgtaatgaatccagaatgtatgacatttcatgttttttaattgcattacagaaaataaagaactttatcacaatattctaattttctgagacagtcctgtatagtGCTCGTGTGCACTGGCAGCTTTATAGTGAGTTCCTGTTGCTCTAGTGCTCACTCTGCCCAGAGTAGATTCATCGGTATCTCATCTGTTCATAACCCGCTTCAGTCGtcatcacctggtcagcctGCTTCAGTTATCATCTTCTGGTGAGTTGGTCTTAGTTCACTCCTGCCTTCAGCCATCACCTGTTTGATCTGTCATCACTTCCTACCTGATATTCCTGCTCGATTATCGGGTTCTCAGAGTACTAAGCATATATCTATGCTAGTGACacaccttatttttttttttctgttaccaCATGACCACGGTCCATTATGGTCACGTTTGTGCAAAATGTCTACGAGTAAGCTTAATATGGAAAAGACAGAAGACATTCACTTTGGCCCCAAAAATACAGAGATGAGCACCAAGATAAAACTGTCTAAAATTCTTTGAGCATCCAAGAAACCTCCAAGTGGCTCTGGACTCAGGCCTGAATTATACCATTTGCATAAAGTCTACTAGAAACATGATTGCATGCTGGTATTTTTAGTAGGTTAGTCTTTACTGGTTTGTGtagaaataaatcaaacaacTACAGCTAATCTAAAATGCAGAATCCTGGAGTCCTGagcaacacaaagaaaataGCTTACATCACCCCTGTCCTTAAATCACTCCCTGTTTGTAAAAAGGTAAACTTTGCAtcttgtttttggtctgtgcagaaaatgttggctcccttaaaatagaaaaagagaCATTGCTGTTTACTGACAGCCTTCTCATAAAGGTCAAAGATTTTATCAGTTTGTCTTAACGTGCTTGTTATTTGTTACAAATTTGCATTTCACTTATTTGATGTACTGCTTCCTTGTTCCTATTATTAGTATAATGCATTTCTTgtgactggcaacctgtccagggtgtaccccataGGCACCAAAAGCTAATTAAAGTTCCATTCATTCCCGTGTAAATGAGTTACCCGATCACACAATAATGAAGTACAGCGTGAGTAATGAGAAAGATTatagaaatactttaataaattCAGTCACTAGAGCTCCGGGAAAGCTGTCATGGTGGCAAGATTTGCAAATTGTATGCAAAGCTAAAGTTTGCCAGATTAGGTGACGTTTGGTAAACTTTCATTGACACTGACAATAgaataatattttattcatatataaatctagcctctttttttttttctctacatgAACTGTGCCAGAGGAAACTCTGGTGATAGCATGTAGCAGTCCTGGAATGCAAATAAATGGGCCGATCTGGGTATGAAGGCAAAAGACTAATTGAACTATTGATATGCAGAAGAAGAAAGTTTTCTATCTGTTGGCATCACACTTCCAATCACCCAGTTTGGGGGTGAAAAAAACCAAACTTACAGGCTAATGACAAAAACTGTACTGTTACCATCCCTCTGTTGTGGAATTTAAAGAGACACTTTGGATCCATATGTGCTCCGGAGCAGcatgttgcagacccctgaaCGAAATCATATCGTTGTAGCTTCACTTGTATTTTAGGGGCTATATGCTGGAAGCAGAAATTCCACCTTTTTAATAGCAAGTCTTTTGTGGCttctgacaggttttcttcaagGATTGTCTGATATTTAGCTCCAGTTTTCCTCTCATCATCTCTGAGAAGGCTTCCTTGTCCCTGCAGAAAGAAAGCATCCCAACAACATGATGTTGCGACCAGCCTGTGTCACCCTGGGGATTTGTGTGTTCAGAATGATATGCGTTGCTAGTTTTCCTCCATAGATAGTGCTTTGCATGTACAGCAAAATGGTCAAAAGTCTGTCTCATGTGAGCAGAGCACCTTTACAACTctaaacaggacttcttatggctttctttcaacaatggattacaaaatggaagaaaattCAGACTGAGAATACATTTGAAAAGGTACTGTGTTTAGTACATGTATTTTGGAATCCCAAAATGCTTCTGATACTGTGCGTATCCATGGTTTCTAATGCAGTACTGTAAATTACCCTTCTAGTTTCTACTAGGATGATCTGAGACGTTTGCAGATTTGTGATCATGGTGATAATATGAGCGCTGTCATCTGTCTCTGCAATATTTATAAACACAAATAGCTTCACATCTTTCAGGGTGTTGCAGAGGTTTCATGTAGAAGTGGGTCAGGACAGTAATTCCTTATGAGAGGAGAGAGCATGGGGACTGCTAAACATGTCATTCTTTGTTACgcagcaaagaaaaacagaagggaaAAGGAACTGAGGCACAGAGAAAGGGAAGCAAAGACTGGAACAGGATGGGGGGATGCTGGTAAAACAATGATGTAGCTAAGGGGTGGAGACTGGGAGAAAGACAGTGAGCCAGACGAagagttaaaaaagaaagtgtggATCAGAAGGAAAGGATAGAGCGTATGACTCTGGAAACGATACAAGAGCAAAGTACTGATAGGCTGAGGAAGCAAGTACAAATGGAGTGATGGAAGAGAGTGCAGCCCTATACTGAAATGTGCAGGAAAATGTTCGGATTAATGGAGACATGCTGAGGAGGAGAGGCGGCAGATAGGCAGCTGTGCTGAATGGACCGATTCTTTTGTCAAaggaagaggaagatgaaagaTCCCTTTCAAACCTGgccagcacacacacatacatgcacagTAGGCAAGCCATCTGGAAGAGTGTCATTAGCCAGCCTTCACAGAGATAGGGAGGCAGACGGTGCAGATAGGAGCAGAGGCAGAAAGGGATGGAGCAGTGCTGTGTGTGAGTCCTCGTTTCAGTGAGGAACAGCAGGGTGAATAGGCTGCTGGGGCAGTAAATTAGAGACAAGAACAATAATGAAAAATGGGCTGAGCAGCTAACATTAGCTAACATTAGACACTACAGGACCTCTTTCATGAGTATTTATTAGTAAAATCAgaatgaaaaactgaaaataggTGAGTTATCCTAAGTCAAATTGTTTATGAATTCAAAGCCTGCGTCATGGACGTCAATGGCTCTGCCGCAGCAGATGTCTGTCAAGGAATAGTACACATCTGCTAATAAAGGAGGCTACAACCACAGACCTACAGTATTTTGTTACTGTCACTCATTAAATACAGGTTGACTAACACTCAGTGTATACTGTGGTCCTGCCATGTGTTGCTATCGAAACAATACTTACTTAGAACTTTACACTGAGCAGTAATGAAGACATGAGAACTTGACCTGTCCTTTCACCATATCCCAAAACACAGGAAGTCTTCTCTCAATAAAGAGAGGTATAGAAAACTGGTTAAATACAAATAGGACACCAGTGTGTTGCCAAAAtagttattttctgtaatgGAATTTAGATCAATTTAAAAGAGTTGATGTTAGATGAAAGGGATACTCAGAATTTACTCAAACAGTTACATGCTTTAGATTACTCTCCTGGTGTTTTCGTTTATTATACGTTCTGATTAGTCGGTCCCAGAGACTAAAGCTAACCGTTAGGTCTAAGAGGGTCCAACAAAAAATGGACTTCTTAAAACAACTTCAAATTTCAAGCACTCCATAATATTTATGttgaagt of Fundulus heteroclitus isolate FHET01 chromosome 15, MU-UCD_Fhet_4.1, whole genome shotgun sequence contains these proteins:
- the si:dkey-1j5.4 gene encoding leucine-rich repeat-containing protein 15 — its product is MAAIAVKMLPLTQLVLVSLSMVQAVASCPDVCKCSQKPGPEKSEVNCHKKGLRAFPSHLPPDAWILKLGENGITEIKANSLRSVPMIESINLERNAIKSIHPKAFSGAKRLMLLNLYGNHITVLPSRGFQDLLNLRFLMLGQNQIGILKAEIFAGMRNLSDLDLSLNALTVLPSNAFKPLIALKVLDLSLNRIQRISPKAFTGLRQLLFLNLDNNSLKTVPSGAFRPLRSLEMLVLDNNLLSTLSVSALDGLNNLQELYLRNNELEQLPSGVFSNMPKLSQLGLSGNRLKTVDANMFSHMPELKKLYLHDNPWQCDCNIISLVRWIGQTKSTLSPRDTLKCVSPPQLKNKRLSSLQPGMLQCHA